The proteins below come from a single Eucalyptus grandis isolate ANBG69807.140 chromosome 3, ASM1654582v1, whole genome shotgun sequence genomic window:
- the LOC104437399 gene encoding auxin-responsive protein IAA33, whose product MDGFNSQRQDSMKRRFQDRSLPISSMDNYFAKVMAAAATPPSSSPAFLKNPNSNSNSNSKIPSSIGFDDDLVAAVVPPVTVAIEGRSICHRISLHKHESYQSLAKALRQMFVDDADVPDKDLNLSNAVPGHLIAYEDIENDLLLAGDLNWKDFVRVAKRIRILPVKTNSRKGRGEA is encoded by the exons ATGGATGGGTTTAACTCTCAAAGGCAAGACTCCATGAAAAGGAGGTTCCAAGATAGGAGCTTGCCCATCTCGTCCATGGACAACTACTTCGCAAAAGTCATGGCTGCCGCCGCCACTCCGCCTTCCTCCTCGCCGGCCTTCTTGAAGAACCCtaacagcaacagcaacagcaacagcaagATCCCAAGTTCTATCGGGTTCGATGACGATCTCGTGGCCGCAGTCGTGCCGCCGGTGACGGTGGCCATCGAGGGCCGCTCGATCTGCCACCGCATCAGCCTCCACAAGCACGAGAGCTACCAAAGCCTCGCCAAGGCGCTGAGGCAGATGTTCGTGGACGATGCCGATGTCCCGGACAAGGATCTCAACCTATCCAATGCTGTTCCCGGACACCTTATTGCCTACGAAGACATTGAGAATGATCTTCTTCTTGCTGGTGACCTCAATTGGAA GGACTTTGTACGTGTGGCGAAGAGAATCCGGATTCTGCCGGTGAAGACGAATTCGaggaaaggaagaggagaagcaTGA